The following are encoded together in the Pseudomonadota bacterium genome:
- a CDS encoding alpha/beta hydrolase: protein MAKSIFKFVKDSLPKLGASDPVLLKQEEELQFKTVEMGTKGPEIVLLHGLFGALSNWDTVQPLMAQYAKPMALSFPLLTAHRSELKIKALAHYTERFVLQRGLAPVTMCGNSLGGHVALRLYLAAPQLVDCLILSATSGLYEHSVDSLPVRPGRDFVLEHMAKVFVNEKFITEEAISEIVKILANKHHVLSLIHAARSAKKDNLKDLLGEVKVPTLLLWGEDDQVTTMEVAEMFHKLIPNSTLVTVKKCGHAPMIEHPEWFSGEVEKFLRQHSRHAVTLK, encoded by the coding sequence ATGGCTAAAAGTATTTTCAAGTTCGTTAAAGATTCCCTTCCAAAACTTGGTGCCTCTGATCCTGTGTTGTTAAAGCAGGAGGAGGAGTTGCAGTTCAAGACCGTTGAGATGGGAACGAAGGGCCCAGAGATAGTGCTGTTACACGGCCTATTTGGGGCGTTATCCAATTGGGATACGGTGCAGCCGTTAATGGCACAGTACGCCAAGCCGATGGCGCTCAGCTTTCCACTTCTTACGGCGCATCGCTCAGAGCTCAAGATAAAGGCTTTGGCGCACTATACTGAGCGGTTCGTACTCCAGCGTGGACTTGCCCCGGTAACGATGTGCGGAAATTCTCTCGGTGGACATGTAGCGTTACGGCTCTATTTAGCTGCCCCGCAGCTAGTTGATTGCTTAATTCTAAGTGCTACCAGCGGGCTCTATGAGCACTCGGTAGACTCGCTTCCGGTTCGCCCTGGGCGCGATTTCGTGCTAGAGCATATGGCCAAGGTTTTCGTTAACGAAAAGTTTATCACCGAAGAAGCGATCTCTGAGATCGTCAAGATCCTAGCTAATAAACACCACGTTTTGAGTTTGATTCACGCCGCTAGGAGCGCCAAAAAGGACAACCTTAAGGATCTTTTGGGTGAGGTAAAGGTGCCAACCTTGTTACTGTGGGGAGAGGATGATCAGGTAACGACTATGGAGGTCGCAGAGATGTTCCATAAGCTTATACCTAATTCTACCCTCGTAACGGTTAAGAAGTGTGGGCATGCTCCTATGATTGAGCACCCTGAGTGGTTCTCCGGTGAGGTTGAGAAGTTCCTGCGCCAGCACTCCCGTCACGCCGTAACGTTAAAGTAA
- a CDS encoding DNA topoisomerase IV subunit B: protein MAKGSSYSAVDIEVLEGLDPVRKRPGMYIGGTDGPAGLHHLVREIIDNSVDEAMNGHADTITVTLHKDGESVTVEDNGRGIPVDIHPKFKKPALEIILTTLHAGGKFNDHNYVTAGGLHGVGASVVNALSETLEATVCREGFEWKQSFTRGKTDGPIKKGGATRRKGTRIFFRPDTEIFKSIEFSAARLEKIIEEKSFLYKGLRLVFNDLKNATERTFYHPEGIKSFLSSLLTLASQTPISGECFDLDRVNGIKIEVAFCWTESTQEQLHSYVNGIHTKGGGTHEEGFKTGLSKAIRNYISVHDLLPKGVKITGEDIREGLIAVISVSVPGSVSQLQFQGQTKDRLNNPEIEPPLDALLKSFENVLNSKPSVANALVERITLAAKARAAARSASQGISRKIGISHRLNLPGKLADCSSTKPDSSEVFIVEGDSAGGSAKQGRDRAIQAVLPLRGKVLNSVSTTEAKLHENKELLDLVSALGCGIGKNIRLDKLRYSKVIILTDADADGMHISALLMAFFYKFLRPLVEKGHLYIGISPLYRLRFGSGSKEEVLWVYSDEEKEEILKERGTRGARGKVHITRFKGLGEMNPETLWDTTLNPKTRKLLQLTVEDPIEVDAMLESLLGKDPSERYRLIQENAHRLEVDL from the coding sequence ATGGCGAAGGGCAGTTCATACAGCGCAGTTGATATCGAGGTTCTTGAGGGACTTGATCCGGTTAGAAAACGCCCCGGTATGTATATCGGTGGTACGGATGGGCCTGCAGGGCTGCACCATCTCGTGCGAGAGATAATAGATAACTCGGTTGACGAGGCGATGAACGGGCACGCCGATACTATTACGGTAACGCTCCATAAGGACGGCGAGAGCGTTACGGTCGAAGATAATGGCCGAGGTATTCCGGTTGATATTCACCCGAAGTTCAAAAAGCCGGCGCTTGAGATAATTCTTACTACGCTGCATGCCGGAGGCAAGTTTAATGACCATAACTATGTGACCGCGGGCGGTCTGCACGGAGTTGGAGCATCGGTCGTTAACGCGCTCTCCGAAACGCTTGAAGCTACTGTTTGTCGCGAAGGGTTTGAGTGGAAGCAGAGCTTTACCCGCGGTAAAACCGATGGGCCGATTAAGAAGGGGGGCGCAACCCGTCGTAAAGGGACCCGGATATTCTTTAGGCCCGATACCGAGATATTTAAGAGCATAGAGTTCTCAGCGGCCCGTCTAGAGAAAATCATCGAGGAAAAATCGTTTCTCTATAAGGGTCTGAGGCTTGTTTTTAACGATTTGAAGAACGCCACAGAGCGCACCTTCTACCATCCGGAGGGGATTAAGTCCTTTCTCAGCTCGCTACTTACGTTAGCAAGCCAGACTCCCATTAGTGGAGAGTGCTTTGATCTTGATCGAGTAAACGGCATTAAGATTGAAGTTGCATTTTGTTGGACTGAGTCAACTCAGGAGCAGCTGCACTCCTATGTTAACGGTATCCATACAAAGGGTGGCGGAACGCATGAGGAAGGTTTCAAGACCGGACTCTCAAAGGCTATAAGAAACTACATCTCGGTTCACGATCTTCTTCCGAAGGGTGTTAAGATAACAGGAGAGGATATCCGCGAGGGGCTTATAGCTGTTATTTCGGTGAGTGTTCCAGGATCTGTTAGTCAGCTTCAATTTCAGGGCCAGACTAAAGACCGCCTTAACAATCCAGAGATCGAGCCGCCACTTGATGCTCTGCTTAAGAGCTTTGAAAACGTACTGAATTCAAAGCCTAGTGTTGCCAATGCGCTCGTGGAGCGTATCACCTTAGCGGCTAAGGCGCGTGCGGCAGCGCGCTCCGCTTCGCAGGGCATCAGCCGAAAGATCGGCATTAGTCATCGCCTTAATTTACCGGGTAAGTTAGCGGATTGCTCATCAACCAAGCCTGATTCATCTGAGGTCTTTATCGTAGAGGGAGATTCCGCAGGTGGTAGCGCCAAGCAGGGTAGGGACCGTGCGATTCAGGCTGTATTGCCGTTGCGTGGAAAGGTTCTTAACTCGGTATCAACAACGGAAGCTAAACTGCACGAGAACAAAGAGCTGCTTGATTTAGTTTCAGCGCTTGGCTGTGGCATCGGTAAAAATATCAGACTAGATAAGCTGCGTTACTCGAAGGTCATAATTCTAACCGATGCTGACGCTGATGGAATGCATATCTCGGCTTTGCTGATGGCGTTCTTCTATAAATTCCTGCGCCCCCTCGTTGAAAAGGGACACCTATACATCGGTATCTCACCGCTCTATCGCCTCAGATTCGGAAGCGGTTCTAAGGAGGAGGTTCTCTGGGTGTATTCGGATGAGGAGAAGGAGGAGATCCTCAAGGAGCGAGGGACGCGTGGAGCGCGAGGTAAGGTTCACATTACACGCTTTAAGGGATTAGGTGAGATGAATCCGGAAACCCTCTGGGATACCACCCTCAATCCAAAGACCAGAAAGCTGCTTCAGTTGACGGTTGAGGACCCTATTGAGGTCGATGCCATGCTTGAAAGTTTATTAGGAAAGGATCCAAGTGAGCGATATAGGCTTATTCAGGAAAACGCACATCGTCTTGAGGTGGATCTATAG
- a CDS encoding DNA topoisomerase 4 subunit A, translated as MPIFPTSLKQESRDRYLTYALSVVSGRALPDVRDGLKPVQRRILYAMFQNLNLTPSNNHRKSAAVVGEVLARFHPHGDVACYEAMVRMAQDFSLRYPLVDGQGNFGSLDGDNAAAYRYTEARLRHIAIDVIGEINEETVIFRDNFDSTVVEPTVLPSRIPNLLINGATGIAVGMATSIPPHNLKDTIKALLELSKDPELSVSKLTALIKGPDFPTGCSILNTQRELVEMYETGRGSVRMRGEWQIEDQGRGKQALIVSSVPYAINKATLVERIAGLIIDRKLPQLVDVRDESTQEVRIVLELAPGADPELAMAYLFKNTPLESNFAVNLTALVPSQGSSARPELLSLKDFLSHFLTFRAEVTEKRLVFERKQLLERIHILDGLVIVYDALDEALKIVRKSEGRSDAADKLRIRFKLSEIQAFAVVDMRIYQLSRTNIDEIRGELAEKDKRVKQIEGIIKSKTAISEIVRADLAAISEKYGDRRRSKLVKDNVDIEFDETHYVVQEEVHAIITTDGWIKRIRRTNELSSTRMREGDAILSAHALTTLDSVALFTNLGSLFVLKVSDFPASGGYGTPVQKVLKFKDGEKIVTSFGLSASDTPIASTGAQAELALGGAPVGVSNERSLKDGDTVVLVGQQGTGFALTMSDISQTKRNGRRVMKLRDGEFMVAAAPLAPMMVFITRDGSGLAISQKEIPVRDSAAVGVVLMGVRDNDALVACCGTQSTKMKGTLLLDLKTGKTKDIPLSEVTKGHRALKGTKVYSKEEIIGAKIVEI; from the coding sequence ATGCCGATCTTTCCAACAAGCCTTAAACAGGAGTCTAGGGACCGATACCTTACCTATGCGCTCAGCGTCGTGTCAGGGCGCGCACTTCCTGATGTGCGAGATGGTCTAAAGCCGGTACAGCGCCGCATCCTGTACGCCATGTTCCAGAACTTAAACCTGACGCCCTCAAATAATCACCGCAAGTCCGCAGCGGTTGTCGGAGAGGTGCTAGCTCGATTTCATCCGCACGGCGACGTTGCCTGTTATGAAGCGATGGTGCGCATGGCGCAGGACTTCTCTCTGCGCTATCCACTCGTTGATGGCCAGGGGAACTTTGGCTCCCTTGATGGCGATAATGCTGCAGCTTACCGTTATACAGAGGCGCGACTGCGCCATATCGCAATTGATGTAATTGGAGAGATTAACGAAGAGACCGTTATCTTTCGCGACAACTTCGATTCGACAGTTGTTGAGCCGACTGTTCTGCCGAGCCGCATTCCGAACTTATTAATAAACGGAGCTACCGGCATCGCGGTCGGTATGGCAACAAGTATTCCGCCGCACAACCTAAAGGATACTATTAAGGCGCTGCTAGAGCTTTCGAAAGATCCAGAGCTCTCGGTTTCTAAGTTAACGGCCTTAATTAAGGGACCAGATTTCCCAACAGGCTGTAGTATTCTTAATACACAGCGCGAGCTGGTTGAGATGTATGAGACAGGACGGGGCTCTGTGCGAATGCGCGGTGAGTGGCAGATTGAAGACCAGGGGCGCGGCAAACAGGCGCTGATCGTTAGTTCAGTTCCGTATGCGATAAACAAAGCTACCCTGGTTGAGCGTATCGCCGGGTTAATAATCGATAGAAAGCTACCGCAATTAGTGGATGTGCGTGATGAATCAACGCAGGAGGTTCGTATCGTGCTTGAGCTTGCGCCTGGGGCCGATCCAGAGCTTGCAATGGCGTACCTATTTAAAAACACACCGCTAGAGTCTAACTTTGCGGTGAATCTAACGGCGCTTGTGCCGAGCCAGGGGAGCTCTGCCCGTCCAGAGCTGCTCTCACTTAAAGATTTCCTCAGTCATTTTCTTACCTTCCGCGCTGAGGTTACCGAGAAGCGCTTGGTCTTTGAACGCAAGCAGCTTCTTGAGCGTATTCATATCCTGGACGGACTTGTTATCGTTTATGATGCCCTCGACGAAGCGCTCAAGATCGTTCGCAAGAGTGAGGGCAGGAGTGATGCCGCGGATAAGCTCCGTATTCGATTCAAGCTCTCAGAGATTCAGGCGTTCGCCGTGGTAGACATGCGTATTTACCAGCTCTCGCGCACCAATATCGATGAGATTCGAGGCGAGTTAGCCGAAAAGGATAAACGCGTTAAGCAGATTGAGGGGATTATTAAGAGCAAAACTGCTATCTCTGAAATTGTTCGAGCAGACCTTGCAGCGATCTCTGAGAAGTACGGCGATCGCCGCCGTTCAAAGCTGGTTAAGGACAACGTTGATATAGAATTCGATGAGACCCACTACGTTGTGCAGGAAGAGGTGCACGCAATCATTACCACTGATGGTTGGATTAAGCGCATCCGCAGAACAAATGAGCTCTCGTCAACCCGCATGCGCGAGGGCGATGCCATTCTTTCAGCACATGCGCTGACAACGCTTGATTCAGTGGCGCTATTTACGAATCTTGGCTCACTGTTTGTTCTGAAAGTTTCTGATTTCCCGGCATCAGGAGGCTACGGCACTCCGGTACAAAAGGTTCTTAAGTTTAAAGATGGCGAGAAGATCGTGACATCTTTTGGGCTATCAGCATCTGACACGCCGATAGCTTCAACAGGGGCACAGGCGGAGCTTGCTCTTGGTGGAGCGCCTGTAGGTGTATCAAATGAACGATCTCTCAAGGATGGAGATACGGTCGTGCTTGTAGGGCAGCAGGGCACTGGATTCGCACTTACGATGAGCGATATCTCGCAGACGAAGCGCAATGGAAGACGCGTTATGAAGCTGCGCGATGGGGAGTTCATGGTCGCTGCGGCGCCCCTTGCCCCTATGATGGTATTCATAACCCGTGATGGCTCTGGGCTCGCTATCTCTCAGAAAGAGATACCGGTGCGAGATTCCGCTGCCGTAGGAGTTGTTCTGATGGGAGTTCGAGATAACGATGCGCTAGTAGCGTGTTGCGGTACGCAATCGACTAAGATGAAGGGCACCCTGCTGCTTGATCTTAAGACAGGTAAAACTAAGGATATTCCCTTATCAGAGGTGACAAAGGGGCATCGAGCTCTAAAGGGTACCAAGGTGTACTCGAAAGAGGAGATCATCGGGGCCAAAATAGTAGAGATCTAA
- the tmk gene encoding dTMP kinase has product MRVNADSFRLPKQGNFVAFEGINGCGKTTLLRALSQRLKQASTAVLETREPGGTPLGEELRKLLLEWSGEKKSDRTELLLFAASRAEHVDKVIVPALNRGSWVLCDRYLYSTVTFQGHGRGIRRDWIDQANALAVQTTLPDLVVLLDLEPHQALRRIASRQDNGKDSFEDEELAFHERIRHGFLECADTSPVPFLVLDGMLPPEELQRITFSVFG; this is encoded by the coding sequence ATGAGAGTTAATGCCGATAGCTTCCGCCTGCCCAAGCAAGGCAACTTCGTTGCCTTTGAGGGCATAAATGGCTGTGGCAAGACGACCCTCCTGCGCGCCCTTTCGCAGAGGCTTAAGCAAGCCTCGACAGCGGTGCTAGAGACACGCGAGCCTGGCGGGACTCCGCTAGGAGAGGAGCTACGCAAGCTCCTACTTGAGTGGTCGGGCGAGAAAAAATCTGACCGCACAGAGCTGTTGCTCTTTGCTGCTAGTCGCGCCGAACATGTCGACAAGGTTATCGTACCGGCGCTCAACCGAGGCTCCTGGGTGCTGTGCGACAGGTACCTCTACTCCACCGTTACCTTTCAGGGGCACGGCCGTGGTATTCGTCGTGACTGGATCGACCAAGCAAACGCCCTCGCTGTGCAGACGACCTTGCCGGATCTGGTGGTGCTGCTTGATCTTGAGCCGCATCAAGCGCTGCGACGGATAGCCTCACGCCAGGATAACGGAAAGGACTCCTTTGAGGATGAGGAGCTCGCTTTTCATGAACGCATTAGGCACGGATTCCTGGAGTGCGCTGACACCTCCCCGGTGCCCTTTCTAGTGCTCGATGGCATGTTGCCCCCTGAGGAGCTGCAAAGGATAACTTTCTCCGTTTTTGGGTAA
- the metG gene encoding methionine--tRNA ligase subunit beta — translation MNTPNETTEVPLPIAPSAPPPVLADEEIDIDLFAKIKLRTATIESVEAVPKSKKLYRIQVDLGEHGKRQIVSGIAQHYTPEQLIGRQIVIVANLKPAKLMGVESQGMLLAASTDSDGALALLMPDKPLPSGSRVR, via the coding sequence ATGAATACGCCAAACGAAACCACAGAGGTACCCCTACCAATAGCTCCTAGCGCTCCCCCGCCGGTACTAGCCGATGAAGAGATCGATATAGATCTCTTTGCAAAGATAAAGCTCCGTACCGCTACTATCGAGAGCGTTGAAGCCGTGCCTAAGTCAAAAAAGCTCTATCGTATTCAGGTAGATCTGGGAGAGCACGGAAAGCGCCAGATCGTTTCCGGCATCGCGCAGCACTATACGCCTGAGCAACTCATTGGTCGCCAGATCGTTATCGTTGCTAACTTAAAGCCAGCAAAGTTAATGGGCGTTGAGAGTCAGGGCATGCTACTTGCTGCCTCGACCGATAGCGATGGAGCTTTAGCGCTCCTTATGCCGGATAAGCCCCTACCTTCCGGCTCACGTGTCAGGTAG
- a CDS encoding TatD family hydrolase, giving the protein MALELLDSHTHLDSELFDIDREACIERARANGITRILTVGAGRGLASTRGAIALAESYDWIWASAGIHPHDAGQDLDISDLKKLAEHPKVVAIGETGLDFFKNLAPIDKQYEYFELQIELALAVKKPLIIHSRQAGEECLKLLETKNASAVGGVFHCYAEDAAFAERLRAIGFLVSFPGTLTFKKAEALRTICKAIPLEQMMVETDAPFMAPEPHRGKRCEPAFVLETARCLATLKGLPLEEVAAITTSNALKLFSTMR; this is encoded by the coding sequence ATGGCACTTGAACTGCTCGATTCGCATACACATTTAGACTCTGAGTTGTTTGATATCGATAGGGAGGCGTGTATCGAGCGCGCCAGGGCCAATGGAATAACCCGTATCCTGACGGTCGGCGCTGGTCGTGGGCTGGCATCTACCAGGGGTGCTATCGCCCTGGCAGAAAGTTATGATTGGATCTGGGCTAGTGCAGGGATTCATCCACACGATGCTGGACAAGACTTAGATATCTCAGATCTCAAGAAACTCGCCGAGCACCCCAAGGTCGTTGCGATCGGGGAAACGGGGCTAGATTTTTTTAAAAACTTGGCGCCGATTGATAAACAGTACGAATACTTTGAGTTGCAGATAGAGCTGGCCCTAGCCGTTAAAAAGCCCCTGATTATTCATTCAAGGCAGGCTGGAGAGGAGTGCCTGAAGCTCCTTGAAACGAAAAATGCTAGTGCGGTTGGTGGGGTCTTTCACTGCTACGCTGAGGACGCAGCCTTTGCCGAGCGGTTAAGAGCTATCGGCTTCCTCGTATCGTTTCCAGGTACCCTGACCTTTAAGAAGGCCGAGGCTCTCCGCACTATCTGCAAAGCTATCCCGCTAGAGCAGATGATGGTTGAAACAGATGCTCCATTCATGGCTCCTGAGCCGCACCGAGGAAAGAGATGCGAGCCTGCGTTTGTACTTGAAACGGCGCGCTGTCTTGCTACACTAAAAGGGTTGCCCCTTGAGGAGGTAGCGGCGATAACTACCAGTAATGCGCTTAAGCTCTTCTCTACTATGAGGTAA
- a CDS encoding enoyl-CoA hydratase-related protein has protein sequence MTATPELVLVDRSSTLITITINRPESRNCLTADTINALISAFKSVSAQPSARCVLLCSAGTEAFCSGADLSELLNADSPDSRRAFFGSIATLIETIHRCPVPVVARVHGFALAGGCGLAAACDITIASDDAVFGLPEVRIGLAPLVVMAPISRVVGHKALSQLVLTGERISAVRALEIGLVNRIVPPVLLNAEALKLCQDIMQQGAAALRASKAAMLDSSERDYLLSLHELADRSALLSLGLEAKEGMQAFIEKRQPSWRI, from the coding sequence ATGACTGCTACTCCGGAACTGGTCCTAGTGGATCGCTCCTCTACTCTTATTACGATAACTATAAATCGCCCCGAGTCTCGAAACTGTCTTACGGCAGATACTATCAATGCTCTTATCTCTGCCTTTAAATCCGTTAGTGCTCAGCCCTCTGCACGCTGCGTGCTACTGTGCAGCGCCGGGACGGAGGCTTTCTGCTCGGGTGCTGACCTAAGCGAGCTGCTCAACGCAGATTCCCCCGATTCCCGTCGAGCGTTTTTTGGCTCAATTGCAACCCTGATTGAAACGATTCACCGTTGTCCGGTTCCAGTTGTTGCCAGGGTGCATGGCTTTGCTCTTGCTGGGGGCTGCGGTCTGGCTGCTGCTTGTGACATCACTATCGCTTCCGATGATGCAGTTTTTGGACTACCGGAGGTGCGAATTGGACTTGCTCCCTTGGTTGTTATGGCCCCCATTAGCCGCGTAGTTGGGCACAAGGCGCTATCTCAATTGGTTCTTACCGGTGAGCGTATTAGCGCTGTCAGGGCGCTTGAGATAGGACTCGTTAATCGAATAGTTCCGCCAGTACTCCTGAATGCAGAGGCGCTCAAGCTCTGTCAGGATATTATGCAACAGGGTGCTGCTGCCCTAAGAGCATCTAAGGCTGCTATGCTCGACTCTTCAGAGCGCGATTACCTCTTATCCCTTCATGAATTGGCCGATCGCAGCGCCCTGCTTAGCCTTGGGCTAGAGGCCAAGGAGGGCATGCAAGCCTTTATCGAAAAAAGACAACCGAGCTGGCGTATATGA
- a CDS encoding MBL fold metallo-hydrolase, with protein sequence MKLGRFTVTPIVFGSFRLDGGCMFGSVPKNLWSRTIGADDENCIPLVCRSLVIEEGQRTFLVDVGMGEKWGEKPRQLYGIKSNSELARGYKPELITDVILTHLHFDHAGGISYRDAAGDLQLTYPNAQVHLQSANWAQAQNPSPKDKASYLMENIEPLKKARLALYDGTTEIVPGLFLHRVDGHTAGQQWLEVVGEGERIFFPTDLIPTSHHLPLAYHMGYDVCAETLLREKLAFLERAHKEDAIVAFQHDSEVVAARVGVNERGQFCVRERVNL encoded by the coding sequence ATGAAACTTGGTAGATTTACAGTTACCCCAATAGTTTTTGGTTCCTTTCGTCTCGACGGTGGGTGCATGTTCGGCTCCGTTCCTAAAAACCTTTGGTCTCGCACCATTGGCGCTGATGATGAGAACTGTATCCCGCTTGTATGTCGCTCACTTGTAATAGAGGAGGGTCAGCGCACCTTCCTCGTTGATGTAGGGATGGGCGAAAAATGGGGCGAAAAGCCACGCCAACTCTACGGCATTAAGTCGAATTCAGAGCTAGCGCGCGGCTATAAACCAGAGCTAATAACAGATGTGATCCTTACACATCTGCACTTTGATCATGCAGGTGGCATTTCGTATCGTGATGCAGCGGGAGATCTTCAACTGACCTATCCCAACGCTCAGGTACACCTACAGAGCGCCAACTGGGCTCAGGCTCAAAACCCCTCCCCCAAGGACAAGGCGAGCTACCTGATGGAAAACATTGAGCCCCTAAAAAAGGCGCGGCTCGCGCTCTATGATGGAACGACTGAGATCGTGCCGGGACTTTTCCTACACCGCGTTGATGGGCACACAGCTGGGCAGCAGTGGTTAGAGGTGGTTGGAGAGGGGGAGCGCATATTTTTTCCGACAGATCTGATCCCTACCTCACATCACCTGCCCCTAGCGTATCATATGGGGTACGACGTATGCGCCGAGACCCTGCTACGAGAGAAGCTTGCCTTTCTAGAGCGAGCGCACAAAGAGGATGCGATCGTTGCCTTTCAGCACGATTCAGAGGTGGTAGCAGCGCGGGTAGGAGTGAATGAGCGTGGGCAGTTCTGCGTTCGTGAACGGGTTAATCTGTAA